The Treponema medium genome has a window encoding:
- a CDS encoding CDP-alcohol phosphatidyltransferase family protein, with the protein MYTIEKKYAVFMLITCLTLFRIPLSVFAYMEITAGTIRGIYYLCLFLGIAVSDFLDGKCARAFHVQSSFGAIADVICDFFYIMTSTYALYRLGCLPVWMLILITVKLFEFILTSLLIKRGQYRSHVFMFDRIGRYTAIGFYVLPTVIVLCKIYLMPLFFIIRYGFYITLLLFSLLSTYQRFILIVKIYRIHPAK; encoded by the coding sequence ATGTATACTATCGAAAAAAAATATGCAGTGTTTATGCTCATTACTTGTTTAACATTATTCAGAATACCGTTATCCGTCTTTGCTTATATGGAAATAACAGCGGGAACTATCCGTGGCATTTATTATCTCTGCTTATTCTTGGGTATTGCCGTAAGCGATTTTTTGGATGGGAAATGTGCCCGTGCATTTCATGTTCAAAGCAGCTTTGGTGCAATAGCAGATGTCATCTGTGACTTTTTCTATATTATGACTTCAACCTACGCACTGTACCGCTTGGGCTGTTTACCTGTTTGGATGCTAATTCTTATTACCGTAAAACTCTTTGAATTTATCTTGACCTCCCTACTGATAAAACGCGGGCAGTACCGATCTCATGTTTTTATGTTTGACCGTATCGGCCGGTATACGGCAATAGGATTTTATGTTTTACCTACGGTAATTGTGCTCTGCAAGATATATTTGATGCCGCTCTTTTTTATCATCCGATACGGTTTTTATATCACTCTCTTACTTTTCTCTTTGCTCTCGACTTATCAAAGATTTATACTAATCGTAAAAATATATCGAATTCATCCGGCAAAATAA
- a CDS encoding ABC transporter ATP-binding protein, whose translation MSTPVLSVKNLVKRYKEKIALDHFNLDVAKGEVLGLLGPNGCGKTTAINCILSLLKYDKGEIRIFDEPMRPDAFAINNPDASVGVCCSHKVVAVGFNTLCYDAKRRGIKPSARIKRKIGLVPQEVSVYYDFTVKQNIDYFCGLYIDNGAERKKLVKEAIDFVGLNNYESYKAKKLSGGLLRRLNIACGIAHKPELIFLDEPTVAVDVQSRNFILSGIRKLAQNGSTIVYTTHYLEEAEQLCDRMVIMDNGRDIANGTFDELKDRIRTSEKVVVEFVGLHDTADSIMEALNTIPHVTGVVQNGSEWLITFENSINNLNELILFINKRQLAYRKLYSERPSLSDIFLELTGKELRD comes from the coding sequence ATGAGCACACCGGTATTGTCGGTAAAAAATCTGGTTAAGCGGTATAAAGAAAAAATCGCATTGGATCATTTTAATTTGGACGTTGCAAAAGGAGAAGTGCTTGGGCTGTTGGGGCCGAACGGCTGCGGTAAGACAACGGCAATCAACTGCATCCTTTCGCTGTTAAAGTACGATAAAGGCGAGATCAGGATTTTTGATGAGCCGATGCGTCCCGACGCTTTTGCAATCAACAACCCCGACGCAAGCGTCGGGGTATGTTGTTCTCATAAGGTGGTTGCAGTCGGCTTTAATACCCTTTGTTACGACGCAAAGCGTCGGGGTATTAAACCCTCCGCACGAATAAAACGGAAAATCGGTCTTGTGCCGCAGGAAGTATCCGTCTATTACGATTTTACCGTTAAACAAAACATCGACTACTTTTGCGGACTGTACATCGATAACGGAGCCGAACGAAAAAAACTGGTAAAGGAAGCAATCGACTTTGTCGGTCTTAACAACTACGAATCGTATAAAGCGAAAAAGCTATCCGGCGGATTATTACGGAGGCTCAATATTGCCTGCGGCATTGCGCATAAGCCGGAACTCATTTTTTTGGACGAACCGACTGTTGCCGTCGATGTGCAGAGCAGAAACTTTATTCTTTCCGGTATCAGAAAGCTTGCTCAAAACGGCAGCACCATTGTGTACACCACGCATTACCTTGAAGAAGCGGAACAGCTCTGCGACCGGATGGTGATTATGGATAACGGGCGGGATATTGCAAACGGTACTTTTGATGAGTTGAAAGACCGTATCCGCACCAGCGAAAAAGTCGTCGTTGAGTTTGTCGGTCTGCACGATACCGCTGACAGCATCATGGAAGCATTGAACACCATTCCGCACGTAACCGGCGTTGTACAAAACGGCTCGGAATGGCTGATCACTTTTGAAAATTCCATCAACAACCTAAACGAACTGATTCTCTTTATCAATAAACGGCAGCTCGCATATCGCAAATTGTATTCCGAACGTCCCAGTCTCAGCGACATTTTCTTAGAGCTTACGGGAAAGGAGCTGCGGGACTGA
- a CDS encoding ABC transporter permease, with protein sequence MKFLRELKYTAISMIFTVEGMFWTVAYPILLSSLFFVIFSAINTRGISATVNTGITETNPHRVIFNFIPIVHVIPMEQEAADAALREGSIQVFIADDLSIRIYKNGIAQTIIKNIVEQIKQTDALGIPITPSVYRKRFIDSKDEQNNSMMILFYSLLAMVSIYSMFGSISIPERIQANISKLAVRMSAAPIKRFRIYLAGVLFFVCFNLASNLLYIGYVMLVLKINLITDCAVTIPLLIYANLFGTAFGLCIGSIPKLSENTKVMIGVFSSLFLSFLSGMMSVSVKTALDASVPILSKINPIALFTDTLYNINILHEYDLAPLFFIVYSVFIALFLSIAFFNAREVQYDSL encoded by the coding sequence ATGAAGTTTTTACGTGAATTAAAGTACACGGCAATTTCGATGATCTTCACGGTAGAAGGAATGTTTTGGACGGTCGCATATCCAATCCTATTATCGTCGCTGTTTTTTGTAATCTTCTCCGCAATCAACACGCGGGGTATAAGCGCCACCGTAAACACCGGCATTACCGAAACAAATCCTCATCGAGTCATCTTTAATTTTATTCCGATAGTGCATGTTATTCCGATGGAACAAGAAGCTGCCGATGCCGCCCTGCGCGAAGGCAGTATTCAAGTATTTATCGCAGACGATTTATCGATTAGAATATACAAAAACGGTATCGCGCAGACAATCATTAAAAACATAGTAGAGCAGATAAAGCAAACCGATGCGCTCGGTATCCCGATAACGCCTTCCGTTTACCGGAAACGGTTCATCGACAGTAAGGATGAACAAAACAATTCGATGATGATTTTATTCTACTCGCTTTTGGCGATGGTCTCCATTTACAGTATGTTTGGCTCAATTTCCATCCCTGAACGCATACAGGCGAATATTTCAAAATTAGCGGTAAGAATGTCCGCAGCGCCTATCAAGCGGTTCAGGATATATCTTGCTGGCGTTCTTTTCTTTGTCTGCTTTAACCTTGCATCGAATCTTTTATACATCGGCTATGTGATGCTTGTGTTAAAGATTAACCTCATCACGGATTGTGCGGTAACGATTCCGCTGTTGATCTATGCAAATCTGTTCGGAACCGCCTTCGGCCTCTGTATCGGCTCAATTCCCAAACTGTCGGAAAACACAAAAGTGATGATAGGTGTGTTCAGTTCGCTTTTTCTTTCTTTTTTATCGGGCATGATGAGCGTCAGTGTAAAAACCGCACTGGATGCTTCGGTTCCGATTCTGAGTAAAATAAACCCCATCGCGCTTTTTACGGATACGTTATACAACATCAATATCCTGCACGAATACGATTTAGCGCCGTTATTTTTTATTGTGTACTCAGTATTTATCGCGCTGTTTTTAAGCATTGCATTCTTTAATGCGCGGGAGGTACAGTATGACAGTCTATAA
- a CDS encoding ABC transporter permease, giving the protein MTVYKHFLQMVWQRKIGTVIFLAIFLSLCFLMLQPESRNAHGFSETRLTVCIADQDHSPLSEQLTAYLQTKHTVTLLGDSGLSDEVLLKKLRKNISVGLIDAGLIISEGFEQKTELGQKGIISIKDGRRAAAFYIDSQIQTFLRFALSTKEATGSFDFEKVRNALAVRTEVIKVNREEDTSTAAGLKYFFNFLGWAIFSLIINSIGWALFELNNERLRIRTAVSPVSNMRFAFENFAAQLTVVALFLAVLIAFAALMYRHTIRTLPLASYTLNAAVYAAVVLSAVFMLNAALKKGAVMGIVGTVLPLSLAFISGIFLEQELLPKSITTLARVFPTYYYVRANSFTERMLRPDWHTIGMQLLFLLLYFTLGVYFSKLNRVRNKIEFAQK; this is encoded by the coding sequence ATGACAGTCTATAAGCATTTTTTGCAGATGGTGTGGCAGCGGAAAATCGGCACCGTCATCTTTCTTGCTATCTTTTTATCGCTGTGTTTTCTAATGCTGCAGCCGGAAAGCAGAAACGCGCACGGTTTTTCCGAAACACGGCTTACCGTTTGCATTGCAGATCAAGATCATTCACCGCTTTCGGAGCAGCTGACTGCCTATTTGCAAACAAAACACACGGTTACGCTTTTGGGCGATTCCGGTTTAAGTGATGAAGTCCTTTTGAAAAAGCTCAGAAAAAATATTTCCGTCGGTTTGATCGATGCGGGACTAATTATCTCCGAAGGGTTTGAACAGAAAACAGAATTAGGACAAAAAGGAATCATCAGCATTAAAGACGGCAGACGGGCGGCAGCGTTCTATATCGATTCGCAGATACAAACCTTTTTACGCTTTGCACTTTCAACAAAGGAGGCCACGGGGTCTTTCGACTTTGAAAAGGTACGAAACGCGCTTGCAGTACGAACCGAGGTTATCAAGGTGAACCGAGAAGAAGATACCTCGACTGCCGCAGGGCTTAAATATTTTTTCAATTTTTTGGGATGGGCGATATTCTCGCTGATTATCAATTCCATCGGCTGGGCGCTGTTTGAATTAAATAACGAGCGGCTGAGAATCCGCACGGCCGTTTCACCGGTGTCGAATATGCGGTTTGCTTTTGAAAATTTTGCTGCGCAGCTGACCGTCGTCGCCCTCTTTCTTGCGGTGTTAATTGCCTTTGCCGCATTGATGTACCGGCACACTATCCGTACCTTGCCGCTTGCAAGCTATACGCTGAACGCTGCCGTCTACGCAGCGGTGGTTTTAAGTGCGGTTTTTATGTTGAACGCTGCGCTAAAAAAAGGTGCGGTAATGGGTATTGTCGGTACGGTGCTTCCCCTGTCGCTTGCTTTTATTTCGGGGATTTTTTTGGAACAGGAACTGCTGCCGAAAAGCATTACTACGCTCGCCCGCGTTTTCCCGACATATTATTATGTGCGTGCAAATAGTTTTACCGAACGGATGCTGCGTCCCGATTGGCACACTATCGGTATGCAGCTTTTGTTCCTGCTGTTGTACTTTACGCTCGGTGTTTATTTCAGCAAGCTGAACAGGGTACGGAACAAGATTGAGTTTGCGCAGAAGTAG
- a CDS encoding helix-turn-helix domain-containing protein: protein MSDGQNQNKLPHPDVLEINHCREGRFECEFTNKDYQYIGAGDIAINRLTNKTTATYFPLSHYHGISITIDLQRTNQTMKKIENVIGGLNIDVYQIADKFCKDNACVVLRCHTEIEHIFSELYQVKPRMIAYYLKIKILELLMFLNQVSLEDYKKERRYFAGHQVRTIKEIHAYMTANLCRHYTLQELSDTFNIPLTSMKVCFKGVYGSPIYSYMKSYRMHAATVLLKDSSDSITEIAAKIGYDNPSKFSEVFKKEFGKLPSEFRKEHLQKNSSIDC, encoded by the coding sequence ATGAGCGATGGACAAAATCAGAATAAATTACCCCATCCTGATGTGTTAGAAATCAATCATTGCCGCGAAGGCCGATTTGAATGTGAGTTTACCAATAAGGATTATCAATATATCGGAGCAGGTGATATTGCAATCAACAGGTTAACGAACAAAACTACTGCAACGTATTTTCCGCTCTCTCATTATCACGGAATTTCAATAACGATAGATTTGCAGAGAACCAATCAAACGATGAAAAAAATTGAAAATGTCATAGGCGGCTTAAACATAGATGTATATCAGATTGCAGACAAATTTTGTAAAGATAATGCTTGTGTCGTTTTAAGATGCCATACCGAAATTGAACATATTTTTTCCGAACTGTATCAAGTTAAACCTCGAATGATTGCCTATTATCTAAAGATTAAAATTTTGGAATTGCTTATGTTTTTAAATCAGGTTTCTCTTGAGGATTATAAAAAAGAACGAAGATATTTTGCAGGTCATCAAGTACGCACAATAAAGGAAATTCACGCCTATATGACAGCAAATCTTTGTCGTCATTATACGTTGCAGGAACTTTCAGATACATTCAATATTCCTCTTACATCAATGAAAGTTTGCTTTAAGGGCGTATACGGCTCACCTATATACTCCTATATGAAATCATACCGTATGCACGCAGCAACGGTGTTACTTAAAGATTCATCAGACAGTATAACAGAAATTGCTGCAAAAATAGGATATGATAATCCAAGTAAATTTTCCGAAGTCTTTAAAAAAGAGTTCGGGAAATTACCCTCCGAATTTAGAAAAGAGCATCTGCAAAAAAACTCAAGTATAGATTGTTAG
- a CDS encoding DUF1566 domain-containing protein, with translation MKRTIYRTTKLLSSLAGMLMLTAVMMIGCNQNVTTPQPAKDTTPPAKVKSLSAVYDSGNQKIIVTWTNPTDSDFAGLTLSWKKEGGAATNVLLETSNISYEIPNITADGSTYTIAVTAKDDVGNTATPVETTVQATATAEITKVELNGRTHFDTVQTDRNITVTVSGSNFDKLTSLLVQVTDGSTNYPPVTATIDASHNTATATVQAPVPSYPTDEGTRYTVKAIANSTTPAAATASFIVSNPAKVSNIVLTPDKLKLGSATKVSVAVTGTNFDIRGETKIKLLDSNGDEAVGSTVTVAENVGNETEFTAEIANLPAVNGVYTVAVFFKGNKQTETAQLQLYGAPEITSVSIPKAGKTYGGNKLPVTIKGKNFTALGASFSGSDASITNFTVVNDTTATAEVTCPYSAGEYPVTVMCGTASNTGTISVKDYTGYDVGKIVLADKTLVDKGGYTIDSSNPPVAIICGSNSYGVPRMIALHTSGSDLVWAKDGSTGYKTMFEGIICTPSQKGSGAAQTATFTGDSDGSDNWEYIKAVDPAGSADAATNYPAFNWVNQYNTQYVAQLNHKTFNWYMPSLAELCEVYKNKDKINASLKTIHDASGGSAYADESLGTNFYWSSSQFASLNYRTWRVYFSDGNVDFSNKYDLKRVCCLAGF, from the coding sequence ATGAAAAGAACTATATATAGAACAACCAAGCTGCTGAGCTCCTTAGCAGGAATGCTGATGCTTACAGCAGTGATGATGATCGGCTGTAATCAAAATGTTACAACTCCACAGCCGGCTAAGGACACCACACCGCCTGCAAAGGTTAAAAGCCTTTCTGCAGTATACGATTCAGGGAACCAAAAGATTATCGTAACGTGGACGAATCCTACAGACAGCGATTTTGCAGGCCTGACCTTGAGCTGGAAAAAAGAAGGCGGAGCGGCAACGAATGTGCTGCTTGAAACCAGTAATATCAGCTATGAAATTCCCAATATTACAGCGGATGGCAGTACATACACCATCGCGGTAACAGCAAAAGATGATGTCGGCAATACTGCTACCCCTGTAGAAACAACCGTACAGGCAACGGCAACAGCTGAAATAACAAAGGTAGAGCTTAACGGCCGCACGCACTTTGATACAGTTCAAACCGACCGAAATATTACAGTAACGGTAAGCGGCAGCAATTTTGATAAGCTTACAAGCCTTTTGGTACAAGTGACGGACGGTAGTACAAATTATCCGCCGGTAACGGCAACAATTGATGCATCACACAATACGGCAACCGCAACAGTACAGGCACCGGTACCGTCTTATCCTACCGATGAAGGCACAAGGTACACCGTAAAGGCAATCGCCAACAGCACCACTCCTGCCGCCGCTACGGCTTCTTTTATCGTTTCAAACCCTGCAAAGGTTAGTAATATAGTGCTTACGCCTGATAAACTCAAACTCGGTAGTGCAACGAAGGTCAGTGTAGCGGTAACGGGAACCAACTTTGATATCCGCGGTGAAACAAAGATAAAGTTGCTCGATTCAAATGGAGATGAGGCAGTAGGAAGTACCGTAACTGTTGCAGAAAATGTAGGAAATGAAACTGAGTTTACCGCAGAGATTGCCAACTTGCCTGCTGTAAACGGCGTATACACGGTGGCGGTGTTCTTTAAGGGAAATAAACAAACGGAGACTGCACAGCTGCAGCTGTACGGTGCGCCTGAAATTACAAGCGTAAGCATACCTAAGGCCGGAAAGACTTACGGCGGAAACAAGCTGCCGGTAACGATTAAAGGAAAAAACTTTACCGCGCTGGGGGCAAGCTTTAGCGGAAGCGATGCTAGCATAACAAACTTTACAGTTGTAAATGATACAACGGCAACAGCGGAGGTAACCTGTCCGTATAGTGCTGGAGAGTATCCCGTTACGGTAATGTGCGGCACGGCAAGCAACACAGGAACGATCAGTGTAAAGGACTATACCGGCTATGATGTCGGCAAAATTGTACTTGCAGATAAAACACTCGTTGATAAAGGTGGCTATACGATAGACTCAAGCAATCCGCCGGTTGCGATTATCTGCGGTTCTAATAGCTATGGAGTACCGCGTATGATTGCGCTGCATACAAGCGGCAGCGACCTTGTATGGGCAAAGGATGGCAGCACCGGCTACAAGACGATGTTTGAAGGGATTATTTGTACACCTAGTCAGAAGGGAAGCGGAGCTGCCCAAACGGCAACGTTTACCGGAGACTCAGACGGCAGTGATAACTGGGAATATATCAAGGCAGTAGATCCTGCAGGATCAGCGGATGCAGCAACGAATTATCCGGCGTTTAACTGGGTAAATCAGTATAACACGCAGTATGTTGCACAGCTTAACCATAAAACATTTAACTGGTATATGCCGAGCCTTGCAGAGCTGTGCGAAGTGTATAAAAACAAGGATAAGATTAACGCAAGCTTGAAGACAATACATGATGCATCGGGCGGCAGTGCGTATGCAGACGAATCTCTTGGGACGAATTTTTATTGGTCGTCGTCGCAGTTTGCTTCCCTCAATTATCGCACGTGGCGAGTCTATTTCAGCGATGGCAATGTGGACTTCAGCAACAAGTACGATCTTAAGCGTGTTTGTTGTCTGGCAGGCTTTTAA
- a CDS encoding reverse transcriptase domain-containing protein → MHHILISRLNTAFEKYFIRDSYACRVGKGTHAAIRKVEHNIKSESNNGHKETYILKLDIKGFFMSIDRNILWQKLESFIDSQYKTDSGNSADFEKYLAKAIIFNNPTQHCIFKSKKAEWEPLPRNKSMFTAQQGCALPIGNLTSQVFANFYLSVFDHYIKHTLQFKRYVRYVDDCVFVSRNIYELKAIIRLSKKFLKEELHLTLHPKKIYLQKAGNGVQFLGTFIKPFYTVSDRRIKNNFVQSLKKYAAVAESHLPSAEEKRQCLASVNSYLGIMAHYKTYTFRKVQIMRYFESRLKTHFFIPLDIKKIVLKRGKEHRIF, encoded by the coding sequence GTGCATCACATTTTAATCTCTCGTCTTAATACCGCTTTTGAAAAATATTTTATCCGCGACAGCTATGCATGCAGGGTAGGAAAAGGAACACATGCCGCTATCCGTAAGGTAGAGCATAACATAAAAAGTGAAAGTAATAATGGGCATAAAGAAACATATATCCTTAAACTCGATATTAAAGGTTTTTTTATGAGTATTGATCGGAATATTTTATGGCAAAAACTTGAATCGTTTATCGACAGTCAGTATAAAACCGATTCCGGCAATTCGGCTGATTTTGAAAAGTATCTTGCCAAGGCAATTATCTTTAATAACCCAACGCAACACTGCATATTTAAAAGCAAAAAAGCAGAATGGGAACCGCTTCCGCGTAATAAGAGTATGTTTACGGCACAGCAAGGCTGCGCGCTGCCGATTGGCAATTTAACCAGTCAAGTCTTTGCGAATTTTTATCTTTCGGTATTTGATCACTATATAAAACACACGCTTCAGTTTAAACGATATGTACGCTATGTTGACGACTGTGTTTTTGTAAGCCGTAACATCTATGAACTTAAAGCAATTATCCGCTTGTCAAAAAAATTTTTAAAAGAAGAATTACATCTTACCCTGCATCCTAAAAAAATATACTTACAAAAAGCAGGCAACGGTGTACAATTTTTAGGCACGTTTATCAAACCCTTTTATACGGTGAGCGACCGCCGGATAAAAAATAACTTTGTACAGAGTCTAAAAAAATACGCTGCAGTAGCAGAATCTCATCTACCGAGTGCCGAAGAAAAACGGCAATGCCTTGCAAGCGTAAATTCATACCTTGGGATTATGGCTCATTATAAAACCTATACCTTCCGGAAAGTGCAAATTATGCGGTATTTTGAAAGTAGGCTTAAAACACATTTTTTTATACCGCTTGACATAAAAAAGATTGTGCTCAAAAGAGGGAAGGAGCACCGTATATTCTAA
- a CDS encoding ABC transporter permease encodes MNQDVRKYILQKLIELLFTLLFVTLLSFLLMRLSSVDPATAYAKRMVGNPTMEQIERIRVRLGFDKPLIIQYLYWVWNLLHFNLGTSLANGHDVWADIATAFPKTLSIVLLASFFQIIFIIGLSCAAFLCPHKAAKKMVRLFCILGVSIPSFYVATVYLDYFAVQKSLISVAGNITLISYISPALCIGIFGASFYTPLLMDALNNESSEDYAFYARCRGLSEIRLLFFHFLPRAVIGLIPNFLQSIGLALANATIIESIFSIPGFGYLIVNHVLDHDTPMIHAEVFFLALAIALCNIAADFAQWTIGSKKAVMY; translated from the coding sequence ATGAATCAGGATGTAAGAAAATATATTCTGCAGAAATTAATTGAATTACTCTTCACCTTGCTGTTTGTAACCTTGCTGTCTTTTTTGCTGATGCGGTTATCATCTGTTGATCCTGCAACTGCTTATGCAAAACGGATGGTGGGAAATCCGACGATGGAGCAGATAGAGAGAATACGTGTTCGGTTGGGGTTCGATAAACCGCTGATAATTCAATATCTTTATTGGGTATGGAATTTACTTCATTTTAACTTAGGCACTTCTCTTGCAAACGGACACGATGTATGGGCTGATATTGCAACAGCTTTTCCTAAAACATTGTCCATTGTTCTCCTCGCCTCTTTTTTTCAAATTATTTTTATCATCGGACTTAGTTGCGCTGCGTTTTTATGTCCGCATAAAGCGGCAAAAAAAATGGTAAGGCTGTTCTGTATTTTAGGCGTTTCTATTCCTTCTTTTTATGTAGCGACTGTTTATTTGGATTATTTTGCCGTTCAAAAATCATTGATTTCCGTCGCAGGAAATATAACATTAATAAGTTATATTTCTCCGGCGCTCTGTATTGGAATATTCGGCGCTTCATTTTATACGCCGCTTTTGATGGACGCTCTGAACAACGAAAGCTCTGAAGATTATGCGTTTTATGCCCGATGCCGCGGACTTTCGGAAATCCGCCTTTTATTTTTTCACTTTTTGCCGAGAGCGGTAATCGGTTTAATTCCTAATTTTTTGCAAAGTATCGGATTAGCGCTTGCAAATGCAACTATTATTGAATCCATTTTCTCAATTCCGGGATTCGGGTATCTGATAGTAAATCATGTACTTGATCATGACACGCCTATGATTCACGCTGAAGTTTTTTTCTTAGCATTAGCAATAGCGCTTTGTAATATCGCAGCCGATTTTGCGCAATGGACAATCGGGTCTAAAAAGGCGGTAATGTACTAA
- a CDS encoding ABC transporter permease, translating to MNARHFAQKSMFFIPLLIIIFFFLGFLCAPNNPMEAHLLNRFASPSRVYPFGTDSLGRCIFSRLLYGGWTTLSLVLGGSLIVFLLGTAIGMVTSRGVIKENALIDGFINAVTAIPPIAYLIVFVGAWGSGAKTTLIALTISYILRYIKLVRTRTDMEIGKAYIMCAIASGASKARIMLIHIFPNLLAEMIRFLCLSCADMILAITGFSFIGLGLGDNVVDWGRMILDARGALILHPFMILYPIGAVIISTLCFNVIGRFIFSR from the coding sequence ATGAACGCACGGCATTTCGCTCAAAAAAGTATGTTTTTTATTCCTCTATTGATTATCATATTTTTCTTTTTAGGATTTTTATGTGCACCCAATAATCCGATGGAAGCACATTTGCTCAATAGATTTGCTTCTCCAAGCAGGGTATATCCGTTCGGTACGGATTCATTAGGCCGTTGTATTTTTTCACGGCTGCTCTATGGAGGATGGACAACATTAAGCCTTGTATTAGGCGGCTCGTTAATCGTTTTTCTGCTTGGAACCGCCATAGGAATGGTTACAAGCAGAGGTGTCATTAAAGAAAATGCGCTTATAGACGGATTCATTAATGCCGTTACTGCAATTCCGCCTATTGCATATTTAATTGTGTTCGTCGGCGCTTGGGGGAGCGGAGCAAAAACAACGCTTATTGCTTTAACGATATCCTATATTTTGCGGTATATAAAACTGGTACGTACCCGCACTGATATGGAAATAGGAAAAGCATACATTATGTGTGCAATAGCATCCGGCGCTTCAAAGGCAAGAATTATGCTGATTCATATTTTTCCTAATCTGCTCGCCGAAATGATTCGCTTCTTATGTCTTTCCTGTGCGGATATGATTTTAGCAATTACGGGATTTTCTTTTATCGGATTGGGACTTGGCGATAACGTCGTGGATTGGGGACGTATGATTTTAGATGCAAGAGGCGCGTTAATTCTTCATCCGTTCATGATTTTGTATCCGATAGGAGCAGTTATCATATCGACCCTCTGCTTTAATGTCATCGGAAGGTTTATTTTCAGCCGCTAA
- a CDS encoding ABC transporter ATP-binding protein, protein MLKIERLEVKEKSGRCLLKDVSMEIPAGQIIGLTGQSGAGKTTLLRSILGMLHTNCSISAGTILLDDVDVSMLSRKAHRELCGKRLGFIPQNPMTAFDSRLKIGYQMEETFINRLHLNRDDAKALAKKYLIAVNLKDTDRVLQAYPFELSGGMLQRVAAAILLAMAPDYILADEPTAALDEENRDVLLSIIQEQMKDKGILFVSHDISALTLVCRNVYVLGAGKIIETGTMDRLLAHPKTEWMKRFSIINNPDASVGVCCSHKVVTVGFNTLCYDAERRGIKPSVRISRTENRGEWKWEKL, encoded by the coding sequence ATGTTGAAAATTGAACGACTGGAGGTAAAAGAAAAATCAGGCCGTTGTCTCTTAAAAGATGTTTCTATGGAAATTCCGGCAGGTCAAATCATCGGTCTTACCGGTCAGAGCGGCGCCGGGAAAACAACTTTGCTGAGGAGTATTTTGGGAATGCTTCATACAAATTGCAGTATCAGTGCCGGAACGATTTTGCTGGATGATGTAGATGTATCGATGCTTTCTCGTAAAGCGCATCGTGAACTGTGCGGTAAGCGGCTGGGATTTATCCCTCAAAATCCTATGACGGCATTCGATAGCCGCTTGAAGATCGGATATCAGATGGAAGAAACATTTATCAATCGTTTACATCTTAATAGAGATGACGCAAAGGCTTTGGCAAAAAAATATTTGATTGCGGTAAATCTCAAAGATACTGATCGAGTATTACAAGCCTATCCTTTTGAATTATCGGGTGGAATGCTGCAAAGAGTCGCAGCAGCAATACTGCTCGCAATGGCGCCGGATTATATTTTAGCGGATGAGCCGACAGCAGCATTGGATGAAGAAAACAGAGATGTGCTGCTTTCCATTATACAAGAACAAATGAAGGACAAAGGAATTTTGTTTGTATCGCATGATATTAGTGCACTTACCCTAGTGTGCCGCAATGTATATGTATTAGGAGCGGGAAAAATAATTGAAACCGGAACGATGGATAGGCTTTTAGCTCATCCAAAAACAGAGTGGATGAAACGGTTTTCCATAATCAACAACCCCGACGCAAGCGTCGGGGTATGTTGTTCTCATAAGGTGGTTACAGTCGGCTTTAATACCCTTTGTTACGACGCAGAGCGTCGGGGTATTAAACCCTCCGTACGAATAAGCCGGACAGAAAACCGAGGGGAATGGAAATGGGAGAAATTGTAA